In Vicia villosa cultivar HV-30 ecotype Madison, WI unplaced genomic scaffold, Vvil1.0 ctg.000305F_1_1, whole genome shotgun sequence, the following are encoded in one genomic region:
- the LOC131626563 gene encoding uncharacterized protein LOC131626563, protein MTCLKEETARTFWVSPDIGYSFSNSRGMSGGLLILWKEEKVEVISSFKGDGFLGIKVIWKGDCYYVVNVYSSCESNKKRILWNELLRLKDVFVDGEWILGGDFNVIKERRERKGRSGLVNHLEAGLFEDVINKSLLVDVPCKGKKFSWYSGDGKFISRIDRVLVAANVKEWLKFKVKGRGDFVLKEKLRLLKDKLREWNRDVFSKYDLEMEEGVRDLNWADGRLEVEMDADLIGDIVEKRREASSRIWRNLKIKENMILQKSRLRWIKEGDANKRRSCE, encoded by the exons ATGACTTGTTTGAAAGAGGAGACGGCGAGGACTTTTTGGGTTTCTCCGGATATTGGTTATTCTTTTTCTAATTCAAGGGGAATGTCCGGGGGTTTGTTAATATTGTGGAAAGAGGAAAAAGTTGAAGTCATTAGTAGTTTTAAAGGAGATGGTTTTTTGGGAATTAAAGTTATATGGAAGGGGGATTGTTATTATGTCGTTAATGTTTACTCATCTTGTGAGTCgaataaaaaaagaattttatgGAATGAATTGTTAAGGTTGAAGGATGTATTTGTGGATGGAGAGTGGATTTTAGGTGGTGACTTTAACGTGATTAAAGAAAGGAGGGAGAGAAAAGGGAGATCGGGGTTGGTGAATCACTTAGAGGCCGGTTTGTTTGAAGATGTTATCAATAAAAGTTTGTTGGTGGATGTTCCTTGCAAAGGGAAGAAGTTTTCTTGGTATAGCGGGGACGGAAAGTTTATTAGTAGAATAGATCGTGTTCTTGTGGCGGCAAATGTG AAGGAGTGGTTGAAATTTAAAGTCAAAGGGAGGGGCGATTTTGTTCTTAAAGAAAAGCTTAGGCTTTTAAAGGACAAATTAAGGGAGTGGAATAGGGATGTTTTCAGTAAGTATGATTTGGAGATGGAGGAAGGTGTGCGTGACTTGAATTGGGCGGATGGGAGATTGGAGGTGGAAATGGACGCGGATTTAATTGGTGATATTGTAGAAAAGAGGAGGGAAGCCTCTAGTCGGATTTGGAGAAACTTGAAAATTAAAGAGAATATGATTCTTCAAAAGTCAAGACTGAGATGGATAAAAGAAGGAGATGCGAATAAAAGAAGGAGTTGCGAATAG